ACCGATCCGCGCATCGTCGCCCGCGCGCGCAAGCTGAAGGCGGTGACGTACGAGGAGATGCTGGAGCTTGCCAGCGTCGGCGCCAAGGTGCTGCAGACCCGCTCCGTCGGCCTCGCGATGAAGGAGGGGGTGCGCGTCCAGGTCCTCTCCAGCTTCGTGGGGGAAGACGCGGTCCCGGCCGACGACCTGCCCGGCACGATGATCGTGTCGGAAGCCGAAATGGAAGAACTCATCGAAGGAGGCGAAATGGAACGCCAGCTGGTCACCGGTATCGCGCACGACAAGAACGAGGCGAAGATCATCCTCACCCGCGTGCCGGACAAGCCGGGCGCGGTGGCCGAGATCTTCGAGCCGCTGGCGGGCGCGGGCATCAATGTCGACATGATCATCCAGAACGTGGGCCGCGACAAGGGGGAGACGGACGTCACCTTCACCGTGCCGCAGACCGATCTGCCGCGTGCGCAGGCGCTGCTGGAAGACCGGCGGCCCACCATCGGCTTCAACCGCATCATCACCGACAGCCACATCGCGAAGATCAGCGTGGTGGGCGTGGGGATGAAAAGCCACGCGGGCGTCGCCAGCACCATGTTCCGCGCCCTGTCCGAACGCGGCATCAACATCCAGGCGATCTCCACCAGCGAGATCAAGGTCAGCGTGATGATCGACGAGGACGAGACCGAGCTGGCCGTGCGCGTGCTCCACACCGCATACGGGCTGGACGCCGGGGCCGACGAGGCGGCGTAGGCCGACCCTGCAAGAAATTCGCCGTCAGGGTGACGAAGGTGACAGCGCGTCACTTTCGCCGCCGACGCATATCTGCCTGACATAGCGCGACAATTCGCCGCACGCCCCCCCCCGGACGGACAGGTGGGCGGCGCGCGAACGCGCGCCTGTGCGAGGGCGCGTGCCTGCTAAAGCGCCGATCGCTCCATGCGCGCGGGAAGGGGGTGAGCCTGTCACCCCCTGCTGGTAGCGCGGGGTGGGCGAGTAGGAAAATCAGTCGAGCGGCTGCTGCTGGCCTACCATCTGGTAGAACGCGCCGATGGCTTCGCCGATACGCTCGGCCTCGGCCTTGAGCGTCGGGTTGTCGTTCACGAAGGAATGCTCGGTAATCGAGCGATCCCACATATCGGACAGGAGAGAGGCGCGATCGAGCGCCTCGTGGGCGGAGAAGGGATCGACAGGCATCGGCATCCTTTCGCGTTCAGGTGTCTAGCGGCGAGTTTTATGTCGCGTACACCGCGATCGGTTTGGACTCTATCGAAGCCGCCGCATCATTTAACAAGATCTGCAACTGTTTCAGCTGCGTCGAAGTTGCCCTTAGTACAATAACGTGGTCCCTGCATCGCGCCAGACACAGCATTGGCAAAAGGAATTGGATTATCGAGCTTCTTTGCCGGTCCTTTAAATACGACCTTGTATTTCCCTTCGTCTCCATACGGTTCGAAGCGTTCGATCTCGGCGATGTGAGTCACTGCGGCAACTGGGCTGACCTGATAGGCGGCGATCCATTTTAGGTTCGGCAAATGCTTGGCGGCGATGCGGATCGCCCACCACGCATTGCTGCTTATAAAGGCAGATTGGAAGCCTTCCGGCTTGGCTGGAACAACGATCACGTCCGGGATGGTCGGCGCTACCTCGACCTTCTCAATAATTTCGTTGTGAGAGGGCAC
Above is a genomic segment from Erythrobacter sp. 3-20A1M containing:
- a CDS encoding aspartate kinase, which codes for MKFGGTSMAGTERIRRVAQIVRRQAAPRPDGTRDEVAVVVSAMAGETDRLVNFAREAHALYDPAEYDVVVASGEQVTAGLLALTLQSLGLEARSWLGWQLPVRTIESHAKARVEAIDNAALLDSMGRGSIAVIPGFQGLSGEGRVTTMGRGGSDTSAVAIAAAVGADRCDIYTDVDGVYTTDPRIVARARKLKAVTYEEMLELASVGAKVLQTRSVGLAMKEGVRVQVLSSFVGEDAVPADDLPGTMIVSEAEMEELIEGGEMERQLVTGIAHDKNEAKIILTRVPDKPGAVAEIFEPLAGAGINVDMIIQNVGRDKGETDVTFTVPQTDLPRAQALLEDRRPTIGFNRIITDSHIAKISVVGVGMKSHAGVASTMFRALSERGINIQAISTSEIKVSVMIDEDETELAVRVLHTAYGLDAGADEAA